Proteins from a genomic interval of Treponema brennaborense DSM 12168:
- the loaP gene encoding antiterminator LoaP produces MNYYAVQVRTLKEEAYIASISRQLEDTEIKIQFLFPKRRLIIRRQGEQVNELMPLFPGYVFIETEKLSTELYNVARSAKYFSRFLPNNQNICSLSGKDLAVLKHFIGFGAVAESSKVYFDENDRIVVTSGPLHGLEGSIVKVDRRKHRAKVKLDFANECFLLDLAFDIIGKNTVSDGGCHDSTE; encoded by the coding sequence ATGAATTATTATGCGGTTCAGGTGCGCACGCTTAAAGAAGAAGCGTATATTGCGAGCATTTCAAGACAACTTGAGGATACGGAAATAAAAATCCAGTTTTTATTTCCCAAGCGGAGACTAATTATCCGCCGTCAAGGGGAGCAGGTTAACGAATTGATGCCGCTTTTTCCCGGCTACGTGTTCATTGAAACGGAAAAATTATCTACCGAACTGTACAACGTTGCCCGTTCCGCCAAATATTTTTCCCGATTTCTGCCGAATAATCAGAATATCTGTTCCCTTTCCGGTAAGGATTTGGCCGTGCTGAAACATTTTATCGGCTTCGGTGCGGTTGCGGAAAGTTCCAAAGTGTATTTTGACGAAAACGATCGGATCGTCGTTACGTCGGGACCGCTTCACGGACTTGAAGGCTCGATTGTAAAAGTTGACCGGCGCAAACATCGGGCAAAAGTAAAACTGGATTTTGCGAACGAATGTTTTTTGCTTGATTTGGCGTTTGATATTATAGGAAAGAACACTGTCTCCGACGGAGGCTGTCATGACAGCACGGAATGA
- a CDS encoding FAD binding domain-containing protein: MAKTKTVYFARNMADVLYQLKTVSDLHIFGGCTYSRTLADTSLIIRNVPELKEIDRRERYIDFGAAVTLSQLLDLGKKRLPAVLFDSLHAAATPLVRNLATVGGNICIPGIKHSLFAPLLAVDARLECRNSSDTEIIPITQFTAVPSGWLLSKIRVPIDEWDIAVFRRIGSSYNITESSASFTFLANTQKGILFDLRIAFCGKLQLRSRELENRLIGSRLPLTERKIEDMLEAAAQCFDDICERESFPVDSCRILKKRFLSMLGYSMEQLT, encoded by the coding sequence ATGGCAAAAACTAAGACTGTGTATTTCGCCCGTAATATGGCGGACGTTTTGTATCAGCTGAAAACGGTATCGGATCTGCATATTTTCGGCGGATGTACGTACAGTCGGACGCTCGCCGACACGTCTCTTATCATTCGGAACGTTCCCGAGCTGAAAGAAATCGACCGGCGGGAGCGGTATATCGATTTCGGTGCCGCGGTAACGCTTTCCCAATTGCTGGATCTCGGCAAAAAACGGCTGCCGGCCGTACTGTTCGACTCTTTGCACGCTGCGGCGACTCCGCTGGTCAGAAATCTGGCAACTGTCGGCGGGAATATCTGCATTCCGGGTATAAAACATTCGCTGTTTGCTCCGCTGCTTGCCGTCGACGCCCGGCTCGAATGCAGAAATTCGTCCGATACCGAGATAATTCCCATTACGCAGTTTACGGCGGTTCCCTCCGGCTGGTTGCTGTCTAAAATCAGGGTTCCGATCGACGAATGGGATATCGCCGTATTCCGCCGGATCGGTTCGTCGTATAATATAACGGAATCGAGTGCTTCGTTTACGTTTTTGGCGAACACGCAGAAAGGAATCCTGTTCGATTTGCGCATCGCGTTTTGCGGAAAGCTCCAGCTGCGGAGCCGGGAACTGGAAAACCGGCTCATCGGTTCGCGCCTGCCGCTTACTGAGCGGAAAATCGAAGATATGCTTGAAGCCGCCGCGCAATGTTTCGACGATATCTGTGAACGCGAATCGTTTCCCGTTGATTCCTGCCGCATATTGAAAAAACGTTTTTTGAGTATGCTCGGCTATTCAATGGAACAGTTGACGTAA
- a CDS encoding SPOR domain-containing protein: MKRVVTILMILMSLVPAFATSKPSVDGRAVVADEGVLPHGLFAKTVGYLPGDSVSVTNPATGVTISVLVLGSVDPSTGIAILLSPEAADKLFITKNTNVQVKITKRTGLLDESATGNAILNADPDKDSAAAIPEEIKNTLDAAQAEAAETAPAAAEIAAEESPAAEAELAPAENTTAIAETETPEVPAEIAPAAIEPAPVAIAETAPAAAETIAPETALAASSETSSSETAPSETEPADDDLFDPFAPIILVPANENPPEPHEVPAAGDHAIVICPEPVEPAEAGSIESEKLPPAADVPSASGKSEKAKISAGGTIIPSLKELTSGSYYIQIATLAQEDNINAIIETYGIKYPIVLVPLKSGSAYQIMIGPLSVDEYGTVLARFKSYGYKDAFLRKIK; this comes from the coding sequence ATGAAACGGGTCGTAACAATATTAATGATTCTGATGTCGCTCGTACCTGCATTCGCAACATCAAAACCGTCCGTCGACGGACGCGCCGTTGTTGCCGATGAAGGTGTACTGCCGCACGGATTATTTGCAAAAACGGTAGGATATTTGCCGGGAGACAGCGTCAGCGTTACCAACCCGGCCACGGGAGTAACGATCAGCGTACTCGTACTGGGATCGGTCGATCCTTCTACCGGTATAGCGATCCTGTTGTCACCGGAAGCAGCCGATAAATTGTTCATAACGAAGAATACGAACGTACAAGTAAAAATTACCAAACGGACCGGACTGCTCGACGAATCGGCGACAGGGAACGCGATTCTGAACGCTGACCCGGATAAAGACAGCGCCGCCGCCATTCCGGAAGAAATCAAAAACACGCTCGACGCTGCGCAAGCCGAAGCGGCCGAAACCGCGCCGGCGGCAGCCGAAATTGCAGCCGAAGAATCACCTGCGGCGGAAGCCGAACTCGCACCCGCTGAAAATACAACCGCAATCGCGGAAACCGAAACACCGGAAGTACCGGCCGAAATCGCGCCCGCCGCTATTGAACCGGCACCCGTCGCGATTGCCGAAACCGCGCCGGCGGCAGCCGAAACGATTGCACCTGAAACGGCACTCGCCGCTTCGAGTGAAACCTCTTCAAGTGAAACCGCTCCGAGCGAGACAGAACCGGCCGACGACGATCTGTTTGATCCGTTCGCACCGATCATTCTGGTTCCGGCAAATGAAAATCCGCCCGAACCGCACGAAGTACCGGCGGCGGGCGATCACGCGATCGTAATCTGCCCCGAACCGGTTGAACCGGCGGAAGCAGGCTCGATTGAATCGGAAAAACTTCCGCCGGCAGCGGATGTACCCTCGGCCTCGGGAAAATCCGAAAAAGCAAAAATTTCCGCCGGCGGAACCATCATCCCCTCGCTGAAAGAGTTGACAAGCGGTTCGTACTACATCCAGATTGCAACGCTGGCGCAGGAAGACAACATCAACGCAATTATTGAAACGTACGGAATAAAATATCCGATCGTACTCGTACCGTTAAAGAGCGGCAGTGCGTATCAGATTATGATCGGCCCGCTTTCCGTGGACGAATACGGAACGGTTCTGGCCCGATTCAAATCATACGGATATAAAGACGCGTTTTTACGGAAAATAAAATAG
- a CDS encoding DegT/DnrJ/EryC1/StrS family aminotransferase, with protein MQETNNFIPFSFPALGAEEEEAVLRVMRSGWLTTGKETLAFESEFASFVSAGSPGQSGDAPLRALAVNSASSGLMLAMDACGVGRGNTPGKILTTPYTFVSTATGACHLGGGVVYADIERDSYNIDPAQIAKKLAENTDIRAIVPVHIAGNPCDMDAILAIAREYGVPVIEDAAHAFPLRTARGYAGTLGDIGVYSFYATKPITTGEGGMICTRNPEYERRMNVMRMHGIDRPVWNRYTSEKASWEYDVVAPGYKCNLPDILSAIGRVQLAKADALLAERAALSARYNAAFAPYDFLQLPPDGEGNAWHLYMLRIVPEKLRVGRNEFSALLQREGIGVSMHFIPHFRLSYLKKTFGLDPADFPHALRQFETTVSLPLWPGMTSAMQEKVIETVVRIGKEQYVR; from the coding sequence ATGCAGGAAACGAATAATTTCATTCCGTTTTCATTTCCGGCTTTGGGAGCCGAAGAAGAAGAAGCGGTGCTTCGCGTGATGCGCTCCGGCTGGCTCACGACCGGAAAGGAAACGCTCGCGTTTGAATCCGAATTCGCGTCTTTCGTTTCTGCCGGCAGTCCGGGGCAAAGCGGCGACGCTCCGCTGCGGGCGCTTGCGGTGAACAGCGCGTCGAGCGGTCTCATGCTCGCAATGGATGCGTGCGGCGTGGGGCGGGGCAATACACCCGGCAAAATCCTCACTACGCCGTACACGTTCGTTTCCACGGCGACCGGCGCGTGTCATTTGGGCGGCGGCGTCGTATACGCCGATATCGAACGGGATTCGTACAATATCGATCCCGCGCAAATAGCAAAAAAACTTGCGGAAAATACGGATATCCGGGCGATCGTGCCGGTGCATATCGCGGGTAATCCGTGCGATATGGACGCCATTCTCGCTATTGCACGTGAGTACGGCGTTCCCGTTATAGAAGACGCCGCTCACGCGTTTCCGCTGCGCACGGCGCGCGGCTACGCCGGAACGCTCGGCGATATCGGCGTCTATTCGTTTTACGCGACGAAACCGATTACCACCGGAGAAGGCGGCATGATCTGCACGCGCAATCCCGAATACGAGCGGCGCATGAACGTTATGCGTATGCACGGTATCGACCGGCCCGTCTGGAACCGATATACGTCCGAAAAAGCGTCGTGGGAATACGACGTCGTGGCACCCGGTTATAAATGCAATCTGCCGGATATCCTTTCCGCGATCGGAAGGGTGCAGCTGGCAAAAGCCGACGCGCTGCTTGCCGAACGTGCGGCGCTTTCGGCACGCTATAACGCCGCGTTCGCTCCGTATGATTTTTTGCAGTTGCCGCCGGACGGTGAAGGAAACGCGTGGCATTTATATATGCTGCGCATCGTACCCGAAAAACTGCGTGTCGGCCGTAACGAATTTTCGGCGCTGCTCCAGCGGGAAGGTATCGGTGTTTCCATGCATTTCATTCCGCATTTTAGGCTGTCCTATCTGAAAAAAACGTTCGGCTTGGATCCGGCGGATTTTCCGCACGCGCTGCGGCAATTTGAAACGACCGTTTCCCTGCCGCTGTGGCCGGGAATGACGTCCGCCATGCAGGAAAAAGTGATTGAAACCGTCGTCCGCATCGGGAAGGAACAGTATGTGCGCTAA
- a CDS encoding EamA family transporter, producing the protein MTWIFFALGSALFAALQSIPAKAGMKHIDSTAATALRTTVILLFAWLMVWITGQSAPPHISVKSYLFLALSGVATGASWLCYYHALHLGTVNKVTAVDKSSTVLSMLLAFAVLREPLSANMIVGMIAIAGGTVLMLKKGKREQSAADGQSGAENRKWFAYAALSAVFAALTSILAKYGIENVPSNYATAFRTGIVLVMAWLVVFIQKKQTALKNVRKKDIVFIALSGIAGGASWLCYYRALQSGPASVVVPIDKLSILGTALFARIFFHEKLNPYQKTGLVLITAGTLVLLVHF; encoded by the coding sequence ATGACGTGGATATTTTTTGCACTCGGCTCGGCGCTGTTCGCGGCGCTTCAATCCATACCGGCAAAAGCGGGTATGAAACACATAGACAGTACGGCTGCAACCGCGCTGAGAACGACGGTCATTCTGCTGTTCGCGTGGCTTATGGTATGGATAACCGGACAAAGCGCGCCGCCGCACATCAGCGTAAAAAGCTATCTGTTTCTGGCGCTATCGGGCGTCGCGACCGGCGCGTCATGGCTTTGCTACTACCACGCGCTGCATCTGGGAACGGTCAATAAAGTAACCGCCGTAGACAAATCGAGCACCGTGCTCAGCATGCTGCTTGCGTTCGCCGTACTGCGCGAACCGCTTTCGGCCAATATGATCGTCGGAATGATCGCAATCGCCGGAGGAACCGTCCTCATGCTCAAAAAGGGAAAACGGGAACAATCGGCGGCTGACGGTCAATCCGGTGCCGAAAACCGAAAATGGTTCGCGTACGCCGCCCTTTCCGCAGTATTCGCCGCATTGACGTCGATTCTTGCAAAATACGGAATAGAAAACGTTCCGTCCAATTACGCCACCGCGTTCAGAACCGGCATCGTACTCGTTATGGCATGGCTGGTCGTATTCATACAGAAAAAGCAAACCGCGCTGAAAAACGTCCGGAAAAAAGACATCGTTTTTATCGCGCTTTCGGGCATAGCGGGCGGCGCTTCGTGGCTCTGCTATTATCGGGCGCTGCAGAGCGGACCGGCGAGCGTCGTCGTTCCCATAGACAAACTGAGCATTTTGGGAACGGCGCTGTTCGCCCGCATTTTCTTTCACGAAAAACTGAATCCGTATCAAAAGACGGGGCTCGTGCTGATCACCGCCGGGACGCTGGTACTGTTAGTACATTTCTGA
- a CDS encoding polysaccharide biosynthesis protein, whose translation MTARNECKLYIIGAGFAGQMIADELSRKKIFGRVAAFLDDDAELIGKEIDGIPVLGPIDRIASLLSHNDGDEAIIAMPTAATARIREVYDVLTECGFNRIKILPAISQIVDGSAHFVQAREIDPLDILGRTPVTISLKESLSYLRGKRVLITGAGGSIGSELARQLLSGGAERLYLFGHGENSIYLIDKELRMLQREGVGEKATIVPVIGELKDRTYVNYIVSKLRCDVIFHCAAYKHVPLMQENPVAVIENNVFGTKNLLDAALANGTRRFVLISTDKAVSPVSVYGVSKMLCEKLVLQAASRVSGGASYMFVRFGNVLGSRGSVLPLFMEQIKAGVPLSVTHPDVKRFFMTIPEACSLVLETGGVGQNGVSYLLDMGDPVRIWELAEQVIRFSGYEPYKDIDIKYIGLRKGERLDEPLWLESERPSPTAYPKILQLETALPEYDLDDLLEKLRPVCAFDPECAGVYRNSAYLTELLCGISPSLKEFYDAGNE comes from the coding sequence ATGACAGCACGGAATGAATGTAAACTGTACATAATCGGTGCCGGGTTCGCCGGGCAGATGATTGCGGACGAACTTTCACGTAAAAAAATATTCGGACGGGTCGCCGCCTTTCTCGACGACGACGCGGAACTGATCGGCAAGGAAATTGACGGAATTCCCGTTTTGGGGCCGATCGATAGGATTGCGTCCCTGCTGAGCCATAACGACGGCGATGAAGCGATCATCGCCATGCCGACTGCGGCGACCGCGCGCATCCGGGAAGTGTACGACGTGCTTACCGAATGCGGATTCAACCGTATAAAAATATTACCGGCTATTTCGCAGATTGTGGACGGAAGCGCGCATTTCGTTCAGGCGCGTGAAATAGATCCGCTCGACATTTTGGGGCGTACGCCGGTAACTATTTCCCTGAAAGAAAGTCTTTCGTATCTGCGCGGAAAACGGGTTCTCATTACCGGCGCGGGCGGCTCGATTGGTTCGGAACTGGCCCGGCAGCTGCTTTCAGGCGGAGCGGAGCGGCTCTATCTGTTCGGCCACGGAGAAAATTCCATTTATCTGATCGATAAGGAATTGCGTATGCTGCAGCGCGAAGGCGTCGGCGAAAAGGCGACGATCGTTCCCGTGATAGGCGAATTGAAAGACCGTACGTACGTCAATTACATCGTGTCGAAACTGCGCTGCGACGTCATTTTTCATTGCGCCGCGTATAAACACGTTCCGCTCATGCAGGAAAATCCGGTCGCCGTAATCGAGAACAACGTGTTCGGTACCAAAAACCTGCTTGACGCCGCGCTCGCGAACGGAACGCGCCGATTCGTGCTTATTTCTACCGACAAGGCGGTTAGTCCCGTTTCCGTATACGGCGTTTCCAAAATGCTGTGTGAAAAACTCGTTCTGCAGGCGGCTTCGCGCGTTTCCGGCGGCGCCTCGTATATGTTCGTTCGGTTCGGAAACGTGCTCGGCTCCCGCGGTTCGGTGCTGCCGCTTTTTATGGAACAAATCAAAGCAGGCGTGCCGCTTTCGGTAACGCATCCCGACGTAAAACGTTTTTTCATGACCATTCCCGAAGCGTGTTCGCTCGTACTTGAAACGGGCGGCGTCGGGCAGAACGGCGTGTCGTATTTGCTCGACATGGGCGATCCGGTGCGCATCTGGGAACTGGCCGAGCAGGTGATCCGGTTTTCGGGCTATGAACCGTATAAGGATATCGACATAAAATATATCGGACTGCGTAAAGGCGAACGGCTCGACGAACCGCTGTGGCTTGAAAGCGAGCGTCCGTCTCCGACCGCATACCCGAAAATACTGCAGCTTGAAACGGCTCTGCCCGAATACGATTTGGACGACTTGCTTGAAAAACTGCGTCCGGTGTGCGCGTTCGATCCCGAGTGCGCCGGCGTATACCGCAACAGCGCGTATCTGACTGAATTATTGTGCGGCATATCGCCGTCTTTAAAGGAATTTTACGATGCAGGAAACGAATAA
- a CDS encoding (2Fe-2S)-binding protein: MKLPLILNGEQKILEVDPAEKLLTVLRREKLFSAKSGCEKGICGACTVLLDDRPVPSCIIPAAAARDSVIETLEHFSQSDAYADIIGGFSKAGVRLCGYCNAGKIFVAYDLIRTGTRPSRGRIYEAVRHFNCPCTETDTLVQGILFAASVQQEHGRRKSDGKN, encoded by the coding sequence GTGAAACTTCCTTTGATATTAAACGGCGAACAGAAAATTCTTGAAGTCGATCCCGCCGAAAAACTTTTGACCGTGCTTCGCCGTGAAAAACTGTTTTCGGCAAAGTCCGGTTGTGAAAAAGGAATCTGCGGAGCCTGCACGGTTTTGCTTGACGACAGGCCGGTTCCTTCGTGCATTATTCCCGCGGCGGCTGCGCGCGATTCCGTAATTGAAACGCTGGAACACTTTTCCCAGTCGGACGCATACGCCGATATTATCGGCGGCTTTTCCAAAGCGGGCGTCCGGTTGTGCGGGTACTGCAACGCCGGCAAGATTTTCGTCGCTTATGATTTGATAAGAACCGGTACGAGGCCGTCGCGCGGCCGCATTTACGAGGCGGTCCGGCACTTCAACTGCCCGTGTACGGAAACCGACACGCTGGTGCAGGGGATTCTGTTCGCCGCTTCCGTGCAGCAGGAACACGGCAGGAGAAAGTCCGATGGCAAAAACTAA
- a CDS encoding xanthine dehydrogenase family protein molybdopterin-binding subunit, with translation MCAKKKNTGRSLLDFARSFYTDLEIDGMLHAVLVRSPISTGSIKSITHPAMPDGYFLFTAKDVPGSNIVRTLDTDSPVFADSEISYKGEPIGILAGPDASRLPLILEQLEIRFGQSAAPSETLAAPSETLAAPSETLAAPVPEPAVAAELAGDADVPADSPADGSSGIGGQSDAENPVPDPFGGNAILAQRIVTGGAEDAELVFAESDTRIEGCYSAGIQPFVCTEPIGGIASYDGGMLTVYTPALWFSHLRQTVSDALGLGRERIVIKKTLTSGSGTNSIWYNAILMAQIAVASVLTGKPVKLVFSRSEQSEFIERVVPIAVNHRTAVSPDGVIESLIVSVAIDAGAYNPFISEILDRLVISAAGLYNPASFKIEAYAVRSRTSPASIYLPRADSQVFFAIETHLQQIARKIGMHPNELRLLNIKRPPVLPFRFNAEQTDAVFAAAARESDFARKYAAYSLSAGDPDLLGSGTVPGRGIGFVSAFEGSGFLGGALDSSNQLMKVSMEIDGTVTIHCFPPSASIRSIWVQIASKLLDVPPAVVKIDSDFSFDNEPSLPEGMFSNISVMTQLLRKCCNAIQKQRFRQPLPISVARGITRTQKKLWDAKNFCGTPFLNTALGAAAVEVELSPCTLRPNIRGIWIAIDSGEILAKKQAESTIKAAVRQVLSGLVSNDILDSPKISVSFIEDSAESKQIGSLVYSLIPAAYAAAVAQALGRPVYTLPLTTEQLYRTDSAAEPAVSDENESAEEESET, from the coding sequence ATGTGCGCTAAGAAAAAAAATACCGGCCGCAGTCTGCTGGACTTTGCCCGGTCTTTTTACACTGATTTGGAGATCGACGGAATGCTGCACGCCGTTTTGGTTCGCAGCCCGATTTCCACCGGTTCCATAAAATCGATCACGCATCCGGCGATGCCGGACGGGTATTTTTTATTTACCGCAAAAGACGTTCCCGGCAGCAATATCGTGCGCACATTGGACACCGATTCGCCGGTGTTTGCCGATTCCGAAATTTCGTATAAAGGCGAGCCGATCGGGATTCTCGCGGGTCCCGACGCATCGCGGCTTCCGCTCATACTCGAGCAGCTTGAAATCCGGTTCGGACAGTCCGCCGCACCTTCGGAAACGCTGGCTGCGCCTTCGGAAACGCTGGCTGCGCCTTCGGAAACGCTGGCCGCGCCCGTACCGGAACCCGCGGTTGCAGCCGAACTTGCCGGCGATGCGGACGTTCCTGCGGACAGCCCCGCGGACGGAAGTTCGGGTATCGGCGGGCAATCCGATGCGGAGAACCCCGTACCGGATCCGTTCGGCGGAAACGCGATACTCGCCCAGCGCATCGTAACCGGCGGCGCGGAAGATGCGGAACTCGTGTTCGCCGAATCGGATACCCGAATCGAAGGCTGTTACAGTGCCGGCATCCAGCCGTTCGTGTGTACGGAACCCATTGGCGGTATCGCCAGCTACGACGGCGGAATGCTGACCGTCTATACTCCGGCGCTGTGGTTCAGCCATTTACGGCAGACCGTGTCGGACGCGCTGGGGCTCGGCCGGGAACGTATCGTGATAAAAAAAACGCTTACTTCCGGCAGCGGAACGAACAGCATCTGGTACAACGCGATTCTTATGGCGCAGATTGCGGTGGCCTCCGTTTTGACGGGAAAACCGGTAAAATTGGTGTTTTCGCGTTCGGAACAAAGTGAATTTATAGAACGGGTCGTTCCCATAGCCGTCAATCACCGGACGGCGGTTTCGCCGGACGGAGTAATAGAATCGCTTATAGTATCCGTTGCAATCGACGCCGGCGCGTATAATCCGTTCATTTCAGAAATCCTCGACCGGCTGGTCATTTCGGCCGCGGGACTGTATAATCCGGCTTCCTTTAAAATAGAAGCGTACGCCGTGCGTTCCCGGACTTCTCCCGCGTCGATTTATTTGCCGCGCGCCGACAGTCAGGTTTTTTTTGCCATTGAAACTCACCTGCAGCAAATTGCGCGCAAAATCGGTATGCATCCGAACGAACTGCGCCTGCTCAACATCAAACGGCCGCCGGTGCTGCCGTTCCGGTTCAACGCCGAGCAGACGGACGCCGTCTTTGCGGCTGCTGCGCGGGAAAGCGATTTTGCCCGAAAATATGCCGCGTATTCGTTGTCCGCAGGCGATCCCGACTTGCTCGGCAGCGGGACGGTTCCCGGCCGCGGAATCGGTTTCGTTTCGGCCTTTGAGGGCAGCGGCTTTTTGGGCGGCGCGCTCGATTCCTCCAATCAGCTCATGAAAGTTTCGATGGAAATCGACGGAACGGTTACCATTCATTGTTTTCCGCCGTCGGCTTCCATCAGATCGATTTGGGTGCAAATCGCGTCGAAACTGCTCGACGTGCCGCCGGCAGTGGTCAAGATCGACAGCGATTTCAGCTTCGACAACGAACCGTCGCTTCCCGAAGGTATGTTCAGTAATATCAGCGTTATGACGCAGCTGCTGCGCAAATGCTGCAACGCGATTCAGAAGCAGCGTTTCAGACAGCCGCTTCCGATAAGCGTTGCGCGCGGTATTACGCGCACGCAGAAAAAGTTGTGGGACGCCAAAAACTTTTGCGGTACGCCGTTTCTGAACACTGCGCTCGGCGCCGCCGCCGTTGAAGTCGAACTCAGTCCGTGCACGCTGCGTCCGAATATCCGCGGCATATGGATTGCGATCGACAGCGGTGAAATTCTGGCAAAAAAACAGGCGGAATCTACGATTAAAGCCGCCGTCCGGCAAGTGCTGTCGGGACTGGTCTCGAACGACATACTCGATTCTCCCAAAATTTCGGTATCGTTTATCGAAGATTCGGCGGAATCGAAACAGATAGGTTCCTTGGTGTATTCGCTCATTCCCGCGGCGTACGCGGCGGCCGTCGCTCAGGCGCTGGGAAGACCGGTTTATACGCTGCCGCTGACGACGGAACAGTTGTACCGGACGGATTCGGCCGCTGAACCTGCCGTATCCGATGAAAACGAATCTGCGGAAGAGGAGTCCGAAACGTGA
- a CDS encoding glucose-1-phosphate adenylyltransferase — protein MAKVLSIILGGGKGTRLYPLTKERSKPAVPFGGNHRIVDIPISNCINSGFRQIYLLTQFNSASLHMHISNAYNFDRFSHGFVEILAAEQTLEHSGWYEGTADAVRKNFIHFKTQNPTHYIILSGDQLYRMDLKKFLDKHIESGADITIATTSVTREDASGFGIMKIDKKYRITAFMEKPAPELAIDDWKIPADAHADIPEGKDYLASMGIYIFNAEAMESALDNDFTDFGKEIIPMAIKKRKVNSYVYNGYWEDIGTIRSFYDANLDLTRINPKFNFYDEDMPIYTHPRNLPPSKLNRAEMNNSIASEGCVITNAKISDSVIGVRSAIESGSELNGVICMGADYYENAEQRRLNLEAGVPALGIGRNCKISHTIIDKNARIGDNCQIGVSGKTYEDGEHGPHGEFYSSAGIIVIRKNAIIPPGTVI, from the coding sequence ATGGCGAAAGTTTTGTCTATCATTCTGGGAGGCGGAAAAGGAACTCGGTTGTATCCGCTGACAAAAGAGCGGTCTAAACCCGCCGTTCCGTTCGGCGGAAATCATCGCATCGTCGATATTCCGATCTCGAACTGCATCAATTCCGGATTCCGGCAGATATATTTGTTGACGCAGTTCAATTCGGCATCGCTTCATATGCACATATCGAATGCGTATAATTTTGACCGGTTCTCTCACGGTTTCGTTGAAATTCTGGCGGCAGAGCAGACGCTGGAACATTCGGGCTGGTACGAAGGAACCGCCGACGCCGTTCGCAAGAATTTTATCCATTTTAAAACGCAGAATCCGACGCATTATATCATATTATCCGGCGATCAGCTGTATCGCATGGATTTGAAAAAATTTCTCGATAAGCATATAGAATCCGGCGCCGACATCACGATCGCGACGACGTCGGTTACCCGTGAAGACGCGAGCGGGTTCGGTATCATGAAGATCGACAAAAAATACCGCATCACCGCTTTTATGGAAAAACCGGCGCCCGAATTGGCTATCGACGATTGGAAAATTCCCGCGGATGCGCATGCGGATATTCCCGAAGGAAAGGATTATCTCGCTTCAATGGGAATCTATATTTTTAACGCAGAAGCGATGGAGTCCGCTTTGGATAACGACTTTACCGATTTCGGTAAAGAAATTATCCCGATGGCAATCAAAAAGCGTAAAGTCAATTCATACGTTTACAACGGGTATTGGGAAGATATCGGTACGATCCGCAGCTTCTACGACGCGAATCTCGATTTGACCCGTATCAATCCGAAATTCAATTTTTACGACGAAGACATGCCCATTTATACGCATCCGCGCAATTTGCCTCCTTCAAAACTGAACCGCGCCGAAATGAATAATTCCATCGCGAGCGAAGGCTGCGTTATCACCAACGCGAAGATTTCCGATTCGGTTATCGGCGTTCGCAGTGCCATCGAAAGCGGCTCCGAACTGAACGGCGTTATCTGCATGGGAGCCGATTATTATGAGAACGCGGAACAGCGCCGTCTCAACCTTGAAGCTGGTGTTCCGGCGCTCGGTATCGGCCGTAACTGCAAAATTTCGCATACGATTATAGATAAAAACGCACGCATCGGCGATAATTGCCAGATCGGGGTGAGCGGAAAAACGTATGAAGACGGCGAACACGGTCCGCACGGTGAATTTTACAGTTCGGCAGGAATTATCGTTATCAGAAAAAATGCGATCATTCCGCCGGGTACCGTTATCTAG